One stretch of Hyphomicrobiales bacterium DNA includes these proteins:
- a CDS encoding 4a-hydroxytetrahydrobiopterin dehydratase produces MAKRLSEADRSAIANELGEWRAVEGRDAIRRSFKFASFNAAFGWMTRMALVAEKLDHHPEWSNVYNTVDVTLTTHSAGGLTELDVRLAKAMDKAAAEMGARKDGPTTK; encoded by the coding sequence ATGGCAAAGCGGCTGAGCGAGGCTGATCGATCCGCAATCGCCAACGAGCTCGGCGAATGGCGGGCGGTCGAAGGGCGGGACGCCATCCGGCGGTCCTTCAAGTTCGCCAGCTTCAACGCGGCTTTCGGCTGGATGACGCGCATGGCGCTGGTGGCCGAAAAGCTCGACCACCATCCCGAATGGAGCAACGTCTACAATACGGTCGACGTGACGCTGACGACGCACAGTGCGGGTGGGCTGACCGAACTCGACGTCCGCCTCGCCAAAGCGATGGACAAGGCGGCCGCCGAGATGGGGGCGCGCAAGGACGGGCCCACGACGAAGTGA
- the msrA gene encoding peptide-methionine (S)-S-oxide reductase MsrA, whose amino-acid sequence MFFARKSLELPTPEAALPGRPSPIPTAARHFVLGTPLAGPFPQGTEEIYLGLGCFWGAERKFWTLEGVFVTSVGYAAGYTANATYEEVCSGRTGHNEVVRVVFDPARLPIEKVLKTFWESHDPTQYMRQGNDIGTQYRTGIYWTSERQRIAAEQSRAAYQAALTAAGLGEIQTEIKAFDAFYHAEEYHQQYLAKNPGGYCGLGGTGVACPVGSGVAV is encoded by the coding sequence ATGTTCTTTGCCCGCAAATCGCTCGAGCTGCCGACGCCGGAGGCCGCCCTTCCGGGCCGACCCTCGCCGATCCCGACGGCGGCGCGGCATTTCGTGCTCGGCACCCCGCTCGCCGGCCCGTTTCCGCAAGGCACCGAAGAGATCTATCTGGGCCTCGGCTGCTTCTGGGGCGCGGAGCGCAAGTTCTGGACGCTCGAGGGCGTCTTCGTCACGTCGGTCGGATATGCGGCCGGCTACACCGCCAACGCGACGTACGAGGAGGTGTGCTCCGGGCGCACCGGTCACAACGAGGTCGTTCGCGTGGTCTTCGATCCAGCGCGCCTGCCCATCGAAAAGGTCTTGAAGACCTTCTGGGAGAGCCATGATCCGACCCAGTACATGCGCCAGGGCAACGACATCGGCACCCAGTATCGCACCGGCATCTATTGGACGAGCGAACGCCAGCGCATCGCCGCCGAGCAGTCGCGGGCGGCATACCAGGCGGCGCTGACGGCCGCCGGGCTCGGTGAGATTCAGACCGAGATCAAGGCCTTCGATGCGTTCTACCACGCCGAGGAGTATCACCAGCAGTATCTCGCCAAGAACCCCGGCGGCTACTGCGGCCTCGGCGGCACGGGCGTCGCCTGTCCGGTGGGCTCGGGCGTCGCGGTCTGA